Proteins from one Erpetoichthys calabaricus chromosome 11, fErpCal1.3, whole genome shotgun sequence genomic window:
- the zfand2a gene encoding AN1-type zinc finger protein 2A encodes MEFPDLGKHCSEKTCRRLDFLPMKCDACEEIFCKDHIIYVHHSCSSAYKKDIQVPVCPLCNTPVPIKRGEMPDIKVGEHIDRDCRSDPAQRKRKIFVNKCSKVGCKQKEMIKVTCSQCHMNFCLKHRHPNDHDCKTDGYPLSKAGNAALMRSQGANSTSATASSSKPFSRSVPNGLSGNASSQQSSTHRTNVSRVSAPPQQRVIPPSTSMQAGLTEEQALQRALQMSLAETSRQQQSPSPQEEEDLALAQALAASEEEYLRRQQQQQRQQNQDSKHSNCSLS; translated from the exons ATGGAATTTCCAGATCTGGGAAAGCACTGCTCTGAAAAGACATGCAGACGTTTGG ATTTTCTTCCAATGAAGTGTGATGCCTGTGAAGAGATTTTCTGTAAAGATCACATTATCTATGTGCATCACAGTTGTTCTTCTGCATATAAAAAG GATATCCAGGTCCCTGTGTGCCCGCTCTGTAACACTCCAGTTCCTATTAAAAGAGGGGAGATGCCAGATATAAAGGTGGGAGAGCACATTGATAGAGACTGCAGGTCAGATCCCGCTCAAAGGAAAAGAAAG atttttgttaataaatgttcCAAAGTGGGTTGTAAGCAAAAAGAAATGATTAAAGTGACCTGTTCTCAGTGCCACATGAACTTCTGCTTGAAACACAGACATCCTAATGACCATGATTGCAAAACAGATGGTTATCCCCTTTCTAAGGCAGG AAATGCTGCTTTAATGAGATCCCAAGGAGCAAACTCaacatctgctacagcttcatcTAGTAAACCATTCTCTAGGTCCGTTCCAAATGGCTTGAGTGGGAATGCAAGTTCACAACAAAGCag CACTCACCGAACGAATGTGTCTAGGGTGTCCGCACCACCACAACAAAGAGTAATCCCTCCGTCAACCTCTATGCAGGCTGGATTG aCTGAAGAACAGGCTTTGCAAAGAGCTTTACAAATGTCTTTGGCAGAAACTTCAAGACAGCAACAGTCCCCGAG CCCTCAGGAAGAAGAAGACTTGGCTTTGGCTCAAGCATTGGCTGCTAGCGAGGAAGAATATTtacggcggcagcagcagcagcagagacAACAG aatCAAGATTCAAAACATTCAAATTGCAGTTTGTCATAA